A region from the uncultured Holophaga sp. genome encodes:
- a CDS encoding histidine kinase codes for MRASSVWHSALRRLGNPTYWGLVLILGAMGVLVPWSLGLGIRGHHLLLVLAPLYWSLVCLMVLPMAWQWSGGARNLASLPRGLAQAIAWTVLWALPMVAASDLAHRLRAPHPGPAPTELMEARTNPKPVLGVLSYMLLGLLVSWLMAHKEEAEEAAGTARRIAAETRMHLLQSQMNPHVLFNSISALAEMVREDPGAAEEILLGLSGFLRDLLDYGHLDLAPLARERAMTERYLALETLRLGPRLKVSWDWDETLEQLELPPLTLQPLVENAIKHGISPCRTGGELHIRLFQKDACTCLEVANTGMPLAENRIEGIGLRNLRERLAHILPDASFTLVGTQGWTRATLRLEGRP; via the coding sequence ATGCGAGCGTCTTCGGTGTGGCACAGCGCCCTTCGGCGATTGGGGAACCCCACCTACTGGGGCCTTGTCCTGATCCTCGGCGCCATGGGCGTCCTGGTGCCATGGAGTCTCGGGCTGGGTATCCGGGGCCACCACCTGCTCCTGGTGCTCGCTCCGCTCTACTGGAGCCTGGTCTGCCTCATGGTGCTCCCCATGGCCTGGCAGTGGAGCGGCGGTGCCCGGAACCTGGCCTCCCTGCCCCGGGGCCTCGCTCAGGCCATCGCCTGGACAGTCCTGTGGGCCCTGCCCATGGTGGCCGCCAGCGACCTGGCCCACCGGCTCCGAGCCCCCCATCCCGGTCCCGCCCCGACTGAGCTCATGGAGGCCAGGACCAACCCAAAGCCAGTTCTGGGGGTGCTCTCATACATGCTCCTGGGCCTTCTCGTGAGCTGGCTCATGGCTCACAAGGAAGAGGCGGAGGAGGCCGCCGGAACCGCCAGGAGGATCGCCGCAGAGACGCGGATGCACCTCCTGCAGTCGCAGATGAACCCCCATGTCCTCTTCAACTCCATCAGCGCCCTTGCAGAGATGGTGCGGGAAGACCCCGGAGCCGCCGAGGAGATCCTCCTGGGCCTCTCCGGCTTTCTCAGGGACCTGCTCGACTATGGCCACCTGGACCTCGCCCCCCTGGCTCGGGAGCGGGCCATGACCGAGCGCTACCTCGCCCTGGAGACCCTTCGCCTCGGTCCCCGCCTGAAGGTCTCCTGGGATTGGGATGAGACCCTGGAGCAACTGGAACTCCCCCCACTCACCCTGCAGCCCCTGGTGGAGAACGCCATCAAGCATGGGATCTCCCCCTGCCGCACCGGGGGGGAGCTGCACATCCGCCTTTTCCAGAAAGACGCATGCACCTGCCTGGAAGTCGCCAACACCGGCATGCCGCTCGCGGAAAACCGGATCGAGGGCATCGGCTTGCGGAACCTCCGGGAGCGCCTCGCCCACATCCTCCCCGACGCCTCTTTCACCCTGGTGGGGACCCAGGGCTGGACCCGCGCCACGCTCCGCCTGGAGGGAAGGCCATGA
- a CDS encoding DUF4405 domain-containing protein: MTLRSIATPLTIGTFIVVGVTGICMLLGVHGLVNPVHEISSVLFVLGSVLHILVNWKPTAAHLKKPMGASLALICALVTVAALVMPSRKGANPRQAMGQAAELCLGADLGRLADLTGQPQQELMHRLARVGVSAPDAHATLRQIAQANGKQPMVLLAAVLPPAREH, translated from the coding sequence ATGACGCTGAGATCCATCGCCACGCCCTTGACCATCGGGACCTTCATTGTCGTGGGGGTCACCGGCATCTGCATGCTGCTGGGCGTCCATGGCCTGGTCAACCCTGTCCACGAGATCTCCAGTGTCCTTTTTGTCCTGGGCAGTGTGCTGCACATCCTGGTCAACTGGAAGCCGACGGCTGCCCACCTGAAGAAGCCCATGGGTGCGAGCCTGGCCCTGATCTGTGCCCTGGTGACGGTCGCTGCGCTGGTCATGCCCTCCCGGAAGGGGGCCAATCCCCGCCAGGCCATGGGGCAGGCTGCGGAACTCTGTCTTGGGGCCGATCTTGGGCGCCTGGCAGATCTGACGGGCCAGCCGCAGCAGGAGCTGATGCATCGCCTTGCCCGGGTCGGCGTGAGTGCCCCCGATGCCCATGCGACCCTGCGCCAGATCGCCCAGGCCAACGGCAAGCAACCCATGGTCCTGCTGGCGGCGGTGCTGCCTCCTGCCCGGGAGCACTAG
- a CDS encoding ATP-binding protein: MRPRSSTLLCLAVILSTVAALLFQGWMLLEGRRRALGLLSVRAQNRAQATANQIQSIFKETDLLLLDLREHLDPDAILASSGAVTPRHVNRMREAFRKRMEQLPPILAIHAIAPDGHYVFSSYDRVPGINISDRLYFQAQRDSWEDLMRISSPLLGRVSGRWGIYATRRLISSDGHFAGIVFAILDAEKLGASMMAVDQQHWVLALYDHDLSLVARAPAPASGEVIGSPSRDPLLLAWASSGHPTARGAGLGESQRQIWGFQALEGLPLAAVAGFSEERALAQWRHDLEINLAVAGLLIAGCAAILYLQARNQRSQRRLHRSEAYFRTLFDASPEAIAVIAHVDQESPEVVDANLRYLELFRVPAGSRTPPWEMAPMQQPDGSTSTGKGQALCRLALGGSLQRSAWTCTRSDGSGFEAEFSLFAFQHENRRLLICVIQDMSEIRAMEEQLHQAQKLDALGQLAGGVAHDFNNMLAAILASAEMIRESPGEEGRRMLVDTIINASERAGQLTRKLLAFARKGKILSTPTDVHQIIRETVSLLERTIDPRIRIETSLDAADATVVGDPSQLQNALLNLGVNARDAMPGGGTLSLGTDNVHLAGSGCRKGASPLEEGDYLHLRVTDTGCGIPEAELPRIFEPFFTTKERHKGTGLGLASVFGTVMSHRGAVEVESTLGRGTSFHLYLPLAGPEAMRPPHTEQPLPLGQGRILVIDDEAFVLTAIALQLESLGYQVLQVEDATRALDAFRECHERLSCVLLDMVMPGVSGRDLALDMHRFDPEVPIILMSGFPGRAQVSEMLESSIRGFLQKPFNRRDLAATLAELSRARS, translated from the coding sequence ATGCGACCCCGATCCTCCACACTTCTCTGCCTGGCCGTGATCCTCAGCACGGTGGCGGCCCTGCTCTTCCAGGGCTGGATGCTCCTGGAGGGGCGGCGTCGGGCACTCGGTCTGCTGAGCGTACGGGCCCAGAACCGAGCCCAGGCGACGGCGAACCAGATCCAGTCCATCTTCAAGGAAACCGATCTCCTCCTCCTGGACCTCCGGGAGCACCTCGACCCGGATGCCATCCTCGCCAGCAGCGGTGCTGTCACCCCCCGCCATGTGAACCGGATGCGCGAGGCCTTCCGGAAGCGCATGGAGCAGCTCCCACCGATTCTGGCCATCCACGCCATCGCCCCGGACGGGCATTACGTCTTCTCCTCCTATGACCGAGTCCCGGGGATCAATATCTCCGACCGTCTCTACTTCCAGGCACAGCGAGACTCCTGGGAAGACCTCATGCGGATCTCCTCCCCCCTTCTGGGCAGGGTGAGTGGTCGCTGGGGGATCTATGCAACCCGCCGGCTGATCTCTTCGGATGGCCACTTTGCGGGCATCGTCTTCGCCATCCTCGATGCAGAGAAGCTGGGGGCTTCCATGATGGCCGTGGACCAGCAGCACTGGGTGCTGGCCCTCTATGATCACGACCTCTCCCTGGTGGCCCGGGCCCCTGCACCGGCCTCGGGAGAGGTCATCGGCAGTCCCAGCCGGGATCCGCTCCTCCTCGCCTGGGCCAGCAGCGGTCATCCGACCGCCCGGGGCGCAGGCCTGGGAGAGTCCCAACGCCAGATCTGGGGATTCCAGGCCCTGGAGGGGCTGCCGCTGGCCGCTGTCGCCGGGTTCTCAGAGGAAAGGGCCCTGGCCCAGTGGCGGCATGATCTGGAGATCAACCTGGCCGTCGCAGGACTCCTGATCGCCGGGTGTGCCGCCATCCTGTATTTGCAGGCCCGCAACCAGCGGAGCCAAAGGAGACTCCACCGGAGCGAGGCCTACTTCCGCACCCTCTTCGATGCCTCCCCTGAGGCCATCGCGGTGATCGCCCACGTTGACCAGGAGTCTCCAGAGGTGGTGGACGCCAACTTGCGCTACCTTGAGCTCTTCCGGGTCCCTGCCGGCAGCCGCACCCCACCCTGGGAAATGGCCCCCATGCAGCAGCCCGACGGCTCGACTTCCACGGGCAAGGGACAGGCCCTCTGCAGGCTTGCCCTCGGGGGCTCCCTCCAGCGCAGCGCCTGGACCTGTACCCGGTCGGATGGATCCGGCTTCGAGGCGGAATTCAGCCTCTTCGCCTTCCAGCACGAAAACCGGAGACTCCTGATCTGCGTAATCCAGGACATGAGCGAGATCCGGGCCATGGAGGAGCAGCTCCACCAGGCCCAGAAGCTGGATGCCCTCGGCCAATTGGCGGGTGGGGTGGCCCATGACTTCAACAACATGCTGGCAGCCATCCTCGCTTCGGCCGAGATGATCAGGGAGAGCCCAGGCGAGGAGGGCCGCCGGATGCTGGTGGACACCATCATCAACGCCTCGGAGCGGGCGGGCCAGCTCACCCGGAAGCTGCTGGCCTTCGCCCGGAAGGGAAAGATCCTATCCACACCCACCGATGTCCACCAGATCATCCGCGAGACGGTCTCCCTCCTGGAACGTACCATCGATCCCCGGATCAGGATTGAGACCAGCCTGGACGCCGCCGATGCCACCGTGGTCGGAGACCCCTCCCAGCTGCAGAATGCCCTCCTCAACCTCGGGGTCAACGCCCGGGACGCCATGCCGGGGGGAGGGACCCTGAGCTTGGGCACCGACAATGTCCACCTCGCCGGGAGTGGCTGCCGCAAAGGCGCCAGCCCACTGGAGGAGGGGGACTACCTCCACCTGCGCGTGACCGATACGGGCTGCGGCATCCCGGAGGCGGAACTGCCGCGCATCTTCGAGCCCTTTTTCACCACCAAGGAGCGCCATAAAGGAACAGGGCTGGGCCTGGCCTCGGTCTTCGGCACGGTGATGTCCCACCGGGGCGCAGTGGAGGTCGAGAGTACCTTGGGCAGGGGTACCAGCTTCCACCTTTACCTGCCCCTGGCGGGCCCGGAGGCCATGAGGCCTCCCCACACGGAGCAGCCTCTCCCTCTGGGCCAGGGGCGCATCCTGGTCATCGACGACGAAGCCTTCGTCCTCACAGCCATCGCCCTCCAACTCGAGTCCCTGGGCTACCAGGTTCTGCAGGTGGAGGACGCCACCCGGGCCCTGGACGCCTTCCGGGAATGCCACGAGCGCCTCTCCTGCGTGCTCCTGGACATGGTGATGCCCGGGGTCTCAGGCAGGGATCTGGCCCTGGACATGCACCGCTTCGACCCAGAGGTCCCCATCATCCTGATGAGCGGCTTCCCCGGGAGGGCCCAAGTCTCCGAGATGCTGGAGAGCAGCATCCGGGGATTTCTCCAGAAGCCCTTCAACCGGCGGGACCTGGCCGCTACCCTGGCCGAGTTATCCCGCGCCCGGTCCTAG
- a CDS encoding branched-chain amino acid aminotransferase — translation MTADLTSALFDIQLVDPRLPDEERQRRMVAPGFGKTFSEHMIIIPYREGEGWLRGQLKPYGPISMSPAANVLHYGQAIFEGFKGYRQPDGGVKSFRPVCNAKRFNQSARRLAMPEIPEELFREAADLLVKADRHWVPEALDPEKLHDKSFYFRPFMIGLGEYLGVKAADEFLFMLIGGPAGSYFSGGVHPVTIWVEEDYVRASPGGTGQAKCAGNYAASLLPGMKAKDLGCDQVLYLDAIHRTYLEELGGMNVFLVMEEQGRTIIATPEKTGTILEGVTRESIILLAREAGHELVERRISIQDVEAAHREGRLKEAFACGTAAVISPIGTFRSKHGDWVINGGEVGPVAKQLREALLDIQYGLAADTRGWMHTIL, via the coding sequence GTGACCGCCGACCTTACTTCTGCCCTGTTCGATATCCAGCTGGTTGACCCCAGGCTGCCCGACGAGGAGCGCCAGCGGCGGATGGTGGCCCCCGGCTTCGGCAAGACCTTCTCCGAACACATGATCATCATCCCCTACCGCGAGGGGGAGGGTTGGTTGCGTGGGCAGCTCAAGCCCTACGGTCCCATCTCCATGAGCCCTGCGGCCAATGTGCTGCACTACGGGCAGGCCATCTTCGAGGGCTTCAAGGGCTATCGCCAGCCTGACGGTGGCGTGAAGTCTTTCCGCCCGGTCTGCAACGCCAAGCGCTTCAACCAGAGCGCCCGACGCCTCGCCATGCCCGAGATCCCCGAGGAACTCTTCCGCGAGGCGGCGGACCTGCTGGTGAAGGCCGACCGTCATTGGGTTCCCGAGGCGCTGGATCCCGAAAAGCTCCACGACAAGAGCTTCTACTTCCGCCCCTTCATGATCGGCCTGGGCGAGTACCTGGGCGTGAAGGCTGCGGACGAGTTCCTCTTCATGCTCATCGGCGGCCCTGCCGGCTCCTACTTCAGCGGCGGTGTCCACCCCGTCACCATCTGGGTGGAGGAGGATTACGTCCGCGCCTCCCCTGGGGGCACGGGCCAGGCCAAGTGTGCGGGCAACTATGCCGCCAGTCTCCTGCCCGGCATGAAGGCCAAGGACCTGGGCTGCGATCAGGTCCTCTACCTCGACGCCATCCACCGGACCTACCTGGAGGAGCTCGGCGGCATGAACGTCTTCCTGGTCATGGAGGAGCAGGGGCGGACGATCATCGCCACCCCTGAGAAGACCGGCACCATCCTGGAGGGCGTCACCCGGGAGAGCATCATCCTGCTGGCCAGAGAGGCCGGCCACGAGCTGGTGGAGCGCCGCATCTCCATCCAGGATGTGGAGGCCGCGCATCGGGAGGGTCGCCTGAAGGAGGCCTTCGCCTGCGGCACCGCTGCGGTCATCAGCCCCATTGGCACCTTCCGCTCCAAGCATGGCGACTGGGTGATCAATGGGGGTGAAGTGGGCCCTGTCGCCAAGCAGCTGCGGGAAGCCCTCCTGGACATCCAGTACGGCTTGGCCGCCGATACCCGGGGCTGGATGCATACGATCCTCTAG
- a CDS encoding LytTR family DNA-binding domain-containing protein: MTDPLRAALAEDEPYNMKRLVRLLSEQGCEVVAQLTDGVAAMEWIEAGGDADVLFLDIQMPGLSGLEVSAELAGRMPVVFVTAFADHALKAFEQAAVDYLLKPVSSERLAMTLARLRQAPHPTAPSGPQGPFRYPVRAGEGVVFVELARTTHFEYEDGAVWAHANGRLRTLWKSLQEAEAALEPYGLLKGHRHLLIRPEAIVGLRPGDSGRLLVRLTGGAEVEVSRGAAPLVRKRMGME, encoded by the coding sequence ATGACTGATCCGCTCCGGGCCGCCCTCGCCGAGGACGAGCCCTACAACATGAAGCGCCTGGTGCGCCTCCTCAGCGAGCAGGGCTGTGAGGTCGTCGCCCAGTTGACCGATGGCGTGGCCGCCATGGAATGGATCGAAGCCGGGGGCGATGCGGATGTCCTCTTCCTGGACATCCAGATGCCGGGGCTCTCGGGGCTGGAGGTCTCGGCCGAACTGGCGGGGCGGATGCCCGTGGTCTTCGTCACCGCCTTCGCCGACCACGCCCTCAAGGCCTTCGAGCAGGCGGCGGTGGACTACCTCCTCAAGCCAGTGAGTTCCGAAAGGCTGGCCATGACCCTGGCCCGCCTCCGCCAGGCCCCCCACCCGACAGCCCCCTCCGGCCCCCAGGGCCCCTTCCGCTATCCCGTCCGTGCCGGTGAGGGGGTGGTCTTCGTCGAGCTCGCCCGGACGACCCACTTCGAATACGAGGATGGGGCCGTCTGGGCCCATGCCAACGGAAGGCTGCGGACCCTGTGGAAGTCCCTCCAGGAGGCCGAGGCAGCCCTGGAGCCCTACGGCCTCCTCAAGGGGCACCGGCACCTGCTGATCCGTCCCGAAGCCATCGTGGGCCTGCGCCCCGGCGACTCGGGGCGCCTCCTGGTAAGGCTGACGGGCGGCGCCGAGGTCGAAGTGAGCCGCGGCGCCGCCCCCCTGGTCCGGAAACGGATGGGGATGGAGTAG
- a CDS encoding ABC transporter permease subunit yields MITQFLDKVWGQTNALFYPFRRRRYVDLFVVLLGCALLWGLIQVGHQWTGAKRPVVEIDLSVWALPKYTFFSMMRGLAAYLISLGFTLLYAFWAAKDNRAEKLLIPILDILQSIPVLGFMPGLILALGALFPHSNFGLELAAILMIFAGQAWNMTFSLYHSLKSVPNEMQEAGTIFGFTWWQRFKWVELPYGTSGLVWNSMMSMAGGWFFLMITEAFRLGDQDFRLPGLGSYMSVAVEQGNAWAMIAAVVAMVIMIVALDQVIWRPVVVWAQRFRVEETAQAETAHSWLLKLMRRSRLIRWMEHRRAQRRYHPRPRAEKKAPAVSWSLHRWSLHRWFANLALAALLILVVITSYKLVRFMAQVQPAQWWMLFKAGLLTLLRVMASTALGTLWAVPAGLAIGLSPRLSRLLQPVVQVAASFPAPMLFPVALAIMAHLHITLGYGCVVLMLLGTQWYILFNVIAGSMAIPGDLKEAAESFRLPPWQRLWVLYIPAIFPYLVTGWVTAAGGAWNTSIVAEYYALKGNNILSTFGLGSEVSKAAYHKELHLLAAGVLLMSAIVVLFNRFVWKPCYHLAHTRFSLTK; encoded by the coding sequence ATGATCACTCAGTTCCTGGACAAGGTCTGGGGTCAGACCAACGCCCTGTTCTATCCCTTCCGACGCCGTCGGTACGTGGACCTCTTCGTCGTCCTGCTGGGCTGTGCCCTCCTCTGGGGACTCATCCAGGTGGGGCACCAGTGGACGGGGGCCAAGCGCCCGGTGGTTGAGATCGATCTCTCGGTCTGGGCCCTCCCCAAGTACACCTTCTTCTCCATGATGCGGGGCCTCGCGGCCTACCTGATCTCCCTGGGTTTCACCCTCCTCTATGCCTTCTGGGCCGCCAAGGACAACCGGGCCGAAAAGCTCCTGATCCCCATTCTGGACATCCTCCAAAGCATTCCGGTCCTGGGCTTCATGCCGGGACTCATCCTGGCCCTCGGCGCCCTCTTCCCCCACAGCAACTTCGGGCTGGAGCTGGCCGCCATCCTCATGATCTTCGCTGGGCAGGCCTGGAACATGACCTTCAGCCTTTACCACTCCCTCAAGTCCGTCCCCAACGAGATGCAGGAGGCCGGCACCATCTTCGGCTTCACCTGGTGGCAGCGCTTCAAGTGGGTGGAGCTGCCCTACGGCACCTCAGGCCTGGTCTGGAACAGCATGATGAGCATGGCCGGCGGCTGGTTCTTCCTCATGATCACCGAGGCCTTCCGCCTGGGAGACCAGGACTTCCGCCTGCCGGGACTGGGTTCCTACATGAGCGTGGCCGTGGAGCAGGGCAACGCCTGGGCCATGATCGCTGCCGTGGTGGCCATGGTGATCATGATCGTGGCCCTGGATCAGGTCATCTGGCGGCCCGTGGTGGTCTGGGCTCAGCGCTTCCGGGTGGAGGAGACGGCTCAGGCCGAGACCGCCCACAGCTGGCTCCTCAAGCTCATGAGGCGCTCCCGCCTCATCCGCTGGATGGAGCACCGGCGGGCACAGCGCCGCTACCACCCCCGCCCCAGGGCCGAGAAGAAGGCCCCGGCGGTCTCGTGGAGCCTCCACCGCTGGTCCCTGCACCGCTGGTTCGCCAACCTGGCCCTGGCGGCCCTCCTCATCCTCGTGGTCATCACCTCGTACAAGCTCGTCCGCTTCATGGCCCAGGTCCAGCCTGCCCAGTGGTGGATGCTCTTCAAGGCCGGGCTTCTGACCCTGCTGCGGGTCATGGCCTCGACCGCCCTGGGCACCCTGTGGGCCGTGCCCGCGGGCCTGGCCATCGGCCTCTCCCCCCGCCTCTCCCGCCTCCTCCAACCCGTCGTGCAGGTGGCCGCCAGCTTCCCGGCCCCGATGCTCTTCCCTGTGGCCCTGGCCATCATGGCCCACCTCCATATCACCTTGGGCTACGGCTGCGTGGTGCTCATGCTCCTGGGCACCCAGTGGTACATCCTCTTCAATGTCATCGCCGGCTCCATGGCCATTCCCGGAGACCTGAAGGAGGCCGCCGAGAGCTTCAGGCTCCCCCCCTGGCAGCGGCTCTGGGTCCTCTACATCCCCGCCATCTTCCCCTACCTGGTCACGGGCTGGGTCACCGCTGCGGGCGGCGCCTGGAACACCAGCATCGTGGCGGAGTACTACGCCCTCAAAGGCAACAACATCCTCAGCACCTTCGGGCTGGGGTCCGAGGTCAGCAAGGCGGCCTACCACAAGGAGCTGCACCTGCTGGCGGCAGGTGTTCTCCTCATGTCGGCCATCGTGGTGCTCTTCAACCGCTTCGTCTGGAAGCCCTGCTACCACCTGGCCCACACCCGCTTCTCCCTGACGAAATAA
- a CDS encoding serine/threonine-protein kinase has translation MLNWGDLARIQVVSGGEEGGELLLRLDSLGLLSMEQQARLAQDLQCGEPLSPRAPIAWRTETAQTTAQNFQTSTLLPTWGHYRNLRLIGEGGMGRIFQAYDPSLKRVVALKILRGDSPEHILRFLLEAQNQAAVEHPNICRVYEVGEWQGYSFIAMQYIEGECLDHLAARLSLRQKVEIMLTVAEAVHAAHLQGLIHRDLKPANILVERIPDGRLRPYVMDFGLSRGADACGLTVTGMVLGTAHYMAPEQARGDHRQVDCRTDVYGLGATFYRVLSGQPPYADVDAIEATARSLASGPVSLRRLQPELPKDLALIVAKCMKRDPGERYPSALALAEDLRRHLEGEPILGSGDSSRPRICHLLRKRKGQVLLMGVSFLLVLVFAGIAMGARLRAARQVRLAQHLALEVTAMESQVADAYRMPLHGLQPEMEGLRRRIKTLQQEGSASGRAAQGPVAYSLGRAMLAAGAPAEALKSLEQARGDGFRTPDSAFRLALACIELECRDSGPSAEARVRITNLLREAQGSSLVSRTYVEALLAFYEGRLNLAWGLAERALREAPELYQARALQAEIRLEEAQVLKEDQAALRAFILASEALHDAQAAAPSDPWLRELECRRWRQEIAWRKARGMDFTGAVSGLTAARENLARLNVV, from the coding sequence ATGCTGAACTGGGGAGACCTCGCCCGCATCCAGGTTGTGTCCGGGGGGGAGGAGGGCGGGGAATTGCTCCTGAGGCTGGACTCCCTGGGGCTCCTCAGCATGGAGCAGCAGGCCCGTCTGGCTCAGGATCTGCAATGCGGAGAGCCGCTCAGCCCTCGGGCCCCCATCGCCTGGAGAACTGAAACGGCGCAGACCACGGCCCAGAACTTCCAGACCTCAACCCTGCTGCCCACCTGGGGGCACTACCGCAATCTCCGCCTGATTGGTGAGGGCGGCATGGGGCGGATCTTCCAGGCCTACGATCCCAGCCTGAAGCGCGTGGTGGCCCTGAAGATCCTCCGCGGGGACTCCCCCGAGCACATCCTGCGCTTCCTGCTGGAGGCCCAGAACCAGGCGGCTGTGGAACACCCCAATATATGTCGGGTCTACGAAGTGGGGGAGTGGCAGGGCTACTCCTTCATCGCCATGCAGTACATCGAGGGGGAGTGTCTGGACCACTTGGCCGCGAGACTGAGCCTCCGGCAGAAGGTCGAGATCATGCTGACGGTGGCCGAGGCCGTCCATGCGGCCCATCTGCAGGGTCTCATCCACCGCGATCTCAAACCCGCCAACATCCTGGTGGAGCGCATCCCCGATGGCCGCCTCCGCCCTTATGTCATGGACTTCGGCCTCTCGCGCGGCGCTGATGCCTGTGGGCTCACGGTCACGGGTATGGTGCTGGGGACGGCCCACTACATGGCTCCGGAACAGGCCCGGGGCGATCACCGCCAGGTCGACTGCCGGACGGATGTATACGGGCTGGGGGCCACCTTCTACAGGGTGCTGAGCGGGCAGCCTCCCTATGCCGATGTCGATGCCATTGAGGCCACTGCCCGTTCCCTGGCTTCGGGACCGGTGAGTCTGCGCCGCCTGCAGCCCGAGCTGCCTAAGGACCTCGCCCTGATCGTGGCGAAGTGCATGAAGCGGGACCCAGGGGAGCGCTATCCTTCGGCTCTGGCCTTGGCTGAGGATCTGCGGCGTCACCTGGAGGGGGAGCCCATCCTGGGCTCCGGGGACAGTTCCAGACCGCGGATCTGCCATCTGCTCCGGAAGCGTAAGGGGCAGGTGTTGCTCATGGGGGTGTCGTTCCTTCTTGTCCTGGTCTTTGCCGGGATCGCCATGGGGGCCCGCCTCCGTGCGGCCCGGCAGGTCCGCCTCGCCCAGCACCTGGCCCTTGAGGTGACGGCCATGGAGAGCCAGGTCGCCGACGCCTATCGCATGCCTCTGCATGGCTTGCAGCCGGAGATGGAGGGACTGCGCCGACGCATCAAAACCCTGCAGCAGGAGGGCAGTGCTTCAGGGCGCGCGGCCCAGGGGCCGGTGGCCTATTCCCTGGGGCGTGCCATGCTCGCCGCCGGGGCTCCGGCCGAAGCTCTGAAGAGCCTCGAGCAGGCCAGGGGGGACGGCTTCCGGACGCCGGATTCGGCCTTCCGCCTCGCGCTGGCCTGCATCGAACTGGAGTGTAGAGACTCGGGACCTTCGGCGGAGGCCCGGGTCCGGATCACCAATCTCCTGAGGGAGGCCCAGGGGAGTTCTCTGGTCAGCCGGACCTATGTCGAGGCCCTTCTGGCCTTTTATGAAGGGCGCTTGAACCTGGCCTGGGGGCTGGCGGAGCGGGCGCTGCGGGAGGCACCTGAGCTGTACCAGGCCAGGGCGCTCCAGGCCGAGATCCGCCTGGAGGAAGCGCAAGTGCTCAAGGAGGACCAGGCCGCCCTGAGGGCCTTCATCCTGGCTTCGGAGGCCCTCCATGATGCCCAGGCCGCGGCGCCTTCGGATCCCTGGCTCCGGGAGCTGGAGTGCCGCCGCTGGCGTCAGGAGATCGCCTGGCGGAAGGCGCGTGGCATGGACTTCACCGGAGCGGTCTCCGGCCTGACGGCAGCCAGGGAGAATTTGGCGCGCCTTAATGTAGTATGA
- a CDS encoding nitrate/sulfonate/bicarbonate ABC transporter ATP-binding protein, translated as MQNEAAPILELRGVQKAYDRGSGKSLRVLEDINLDIRPNEVIALIGPSGCGKSTILRIFAGLIEPTKGQVRYRGEKQEGLNPNVAIVFQAFALYPWMTIEQNVEAVLRAKGMTPAAVKERTNRVLRMVGLEGFEEAYPRELSGGMKQRVGMARALSVDPEILFMDEPFSQVDALTAEGLRAEILDIWDDRERNPSSILMVSHDIKEVAYMADRIVVLSANPGRVRTIVENPLPRPRAMRSPEFLRLVDQLHDIITSAELPDIAVTTVEPSVEADIVEPLPYALNADLLGLLEYLATQGGSSDLFQVVAQTHVPFEKVLTAVKGLEMLELVETPKRSVHLTPLGTRFVEAGMDERKLLWRDQLLELKLFRVVREMLDLREGELPKEELIQEISTRLPMEDPEQTFETIVAWGRFAEIFAYREEKEVLTYE; from the coding sequence ATGCAGAACGAAGCAGCTCCCATCCTCGAACTCCGCGGCGTCCAGAAGGCCTATGACCGGGGCAGCGGCAAGTCGCTGCGCGTCCTGGAGGACATCAATCTGGACATCCGCCCCAACGAGGTCATCGCCCTCATCGGGCCCAGCGGCTGCGGCAAATCCACCATCCTGCGCATCTTCGCCGGACTCATCGAGCCCACCAAGGGGCAGGTGCGCTACCGCGGTGAGAAGCAGGAGGGCCTCAACCCCAACGTAGCCATCGTTTTCCAGGCCTTCGCCCTCTACCCATGGATGACCATCGAACAGAACGTGGAAGCCGTGCTCCGCGCCAAGGGCATGACCCCGGCGGCCGTGAAGGAGCGCACCAACCGCGTGCTGCGCATGGTGGGCCTCGAAGGCTTCGAGGAGGCCTATCCGCGGGAGCTCTCGGGCGGCATGAAGCAGCGCGTGGGCATGGCCCGGGCCCTCTCGGTGGACCCCGAGATCCTCTTCATGGACGAGCCCTTCAGCCAGGTGGACGCCCTCACCGCCGAGGGCCTCCGGGCGGAGATCCTGGACATCTGGGATGACCGGGAGCGCAACCCCTCCTCCATCCTGATGGTGAGTCACGACATCAAGGAAGTGGCCTACATGGCCGACCGTATCGTGGTCCTCTCCGCCAACCCGGGCCGGGTCCGCACCATCGTGGAGAACCCCCTGCCCCGCCCGCGGGCCATGCGCTCCCCGGAGTTCCTGCGCCTGGTGGACCAGCTCCACGACATCATCACCAGCGCCGAGCTGCCGGACATCGCCGTCACCACCGTGGAGCCCAGTGTCGAGGCGGACATCGTCGAGCCCCTACCCTACGCCCTGAACGCTGACCTCCTGGGCCTGCTGGAGTACCTGGCCACCCAGGGCGGCAGCAGCGACCTCTTCCAGGTCGTGGCTCAGACCCACGTGCCCTTCGAGAAAGTGCTCACCGCCGTGAAGGGTCTGGAGATGCTGGAGCTGGTGGAGACTCCCAAGCGCAGTGTCCACCTCACCCCCCTGGGCACCCGCTTCGTCGAGGCCGGCATGGACGAGCGCAAGCTCCTCTGGCGGGACCAGCTTCTGGAGCTCAAGCTCTTCCGGGTCGTGCGGGAGATGCTGGACCTCCGGGAGGGCGAGCTGCCCAAGGAAGAACTCATCCAGGAGATCAGCACCCGGCTCCCCATGGAGGACCCCGAGCAGACCTTCGAAACCATCGTGGCCTGGGGCCGCTTCGCCGAGATCTTCGCCTACCGCGAGGAGAAGGAAGTCCTCACCTACGAGTGA